A window from Actinomycetospora corticicola encodes these proteins:
- the cydB gene encoding cytochrome d ubiquinol oxidase subunit II produces MEILWFALAVLCWVLFFALEGFDFGVGMLAPALGRDDHERGAAIRTVGPVWDGNEVWLVAAIGVTFAAFPDWYAALLSGLYLPMVLVLLALAARGVAIEFRGKVDTPVWRRRCEVALAVSSFLTAGLFGAVVAVAMTGLALDPTGAVVGTGLERSLAPLVSGPALAGAVLGVLAALVQGATFLGLRTTGPVRVRARRVAVGSAVAAGVVAAGVAVVVGGLAALFAGVVALLALAAAVAAAWRYEGTAFAAATLGVVGAVVAAFTAHVPVVLPSTLDPASSLTISGAAASPYALTVITVGAVLILPGVIAYQAFSYWVFRRRVASERVTA; encoded by the coding sequence ATGGAGATCCTCTGGTTCGCCCTCGCGGTCCTGTGCTGGGTGCTGTTCTTCGCGCTCGAGGGCTTCGACTTCGGGGTCGGGATGCTCGCCCCGGCCCTCGGGCGGGACGACCACGAGCGCGGTGCGGCGATCCGCACCGTCGGCCCGGTGTGGGACGGCAACGAGGTCTGGCTGGTCGCCGCGATCGGCGTCACCTTCGCGGCCTTCCCCGACTGGTACGCCGCGCTCCTCTCCGGGCTCTACCTGCCGATGGTGCTGGTGCTGCTGGCCCTCGCCGCCCGCGGCGTCGCGATCGAGTTCCGCGGCAAGGTCGACACCCCGGTCTGGCGGCGGCGCTGCGAGGTCGCGCTCGCGGTCTCCTCCTTCCTGACGGCGGGTCTGTTCGGCGCGGTCGTCGCCGTCGCGATGACGGGGCTCGCGCTCGACCCGACCGGCGCCGTCGTCGGGACCGGTCTCGAGCGGTCGCTGGCGCCGTTGGTCTCGGGACCGGCGCTCGCGGGTGCGGTGCTCGGCGTCCTCGCCGCGCTGGTGCAGGGCGCGACGTTCCTGGGCCTGCGCACCACCGGGCCGGTCCGGGTACGGGCGCGGCGGGTGGCGGTCGGGTCGGCGGTGGCGGCCGGCGTGGTCGCCGCCGGCGTCGCGGTGGTCGTGGGCGGCCTGGCGGCCCTGTTCGCCGGGGTCGTCGCGCTGCTCGCCCTGGCCGCGGCCGTCGCCGCCGCGTGGCGGTACGAGGGCACCGCGTTCGCCGCGGCGACGCTCGGCGTGGTCGGCGCCGTGGTGGCGGCCTTCACCGCGCACGTGCCGGTCGTGCTGCCCTCCACGCTCGACCCGGCGTCGTCGTTGACGATCTCCGGGGCGGCCGCCTCGCCGTACGCGCTGACGGTGATCACGGTCGGCGCGGTGCTGATCCTGCCCGGGGTGATCGCGTACCAGGCGTTCTCGTACTGGGTGTTCCGGCGGCGGGTGGCCAGTGAGCGGGTGACGGCGTGA